Below is a window of Mycoplasma sp. Mirounga ES2805-ORL DNA.
AATATTATTGAATTAAAAGAAGTTGTTAAAGAGTATGATGGACACACTGTTTTAGAAAATATTGATCTAAAAATTAAAAAAGGGGAATTTGTAACTCTATTAGGACCATCAGGATCAGGAAAAACTACTATTTTAAGATTAATAGCAGGTTTTGAAAGATTAACTCGTGGTGAGATTATGTTTGATGGAGTTGATATTAAAGATCTACCTCCACATAAAAGAGATCTTTCAACAATCTTTCAAGATTACGCTTTATTTCCACACTTAACGGTTGAAGGAAATATTAAATATGGACTAGGACTAAAGAGAATTCCAAAAGAAGAAATGGATCCTAAACATGTTAAATTATTAAAAGAAAAACAAAAGAAATGACAAAAAGAAGCTGATAATGCGTTTAAAAAACTAGACAAAATTCAAAAAGAATATGAAAAAGAAATTGAAGAAAATAAAAAGAATAAAAGAAAAGCTCGTAAAATTCAAAAATGATTAGATAAATCCGACTTTACTTACTCATGGTGAGAAAACTATGTAAATCTTCAAACTGAAAAATTTGAAAATAAATATTTAAATAGAAAACTAACAAAGCAAGAACAAAATCAAGCAGTTAAAGAAATACTTGAATTAGTTGGGCTAACAGGGCATGAAAAGAAATCAATTAATGAATTATCAGGCGGAATGAAACAACGTGTAGCATTAGCTAGAAGTCTAGTTATTGAGCCGGGAATACTTTTACTTGATGAACCATTAAGTGCTTTAGACGCAAAAATTAGACAAAAAATGCAAGTTCTTATTAAAAATATTCAACAAAAATTAGGACTTACATTCATTTTTGTAACTCACGATCAAGATGAAGCACTAGAAATATCTGACCGTATTGCCGTAATGCGCGGTGGAAAAATTGAACAATATGACACGCCAAAAACAATTTATGATTACCCAGTAAACAAATATGTTGCTCAGTTTATTGGAGATTCTAATTTATATGACGGTAAGTTTTTAGGTGATAGCATTGTTGAGTTTAATGGATACAAATTTAAAACAATTCACACTAACTTTATAAAAGGCGAAGAAGTTGATGTTTTAATAAGACCAGAAGATCTTGACATTTCAACAAAAAAAGGAAAATTAAAAGGTAGAGTTCTAAAATCTGTTTATCGTGGAAGTTATTACTTTATAGATATTAAAATAAATGACAATTTTATGATTCATGTTGAAACTATTAAAGATCTAAAAGAGGGGGAAGAAATTTTCCTAGATTGAACACTAGATTCTATTCATTTAATGAAAAAAGATAAAACTGAAAATTTAGCAATTAACACTGGAGAAACAACAAATGAAGAAGTTGCATAAATGATTAAATCTTAACCCTCGTTTAGGTTTATTAATTCCATACATTATTATTGCCTTAGTCTTTATTGCAATTCCTATAATTTTAATAATTTCAGTTGCGTTTGAACCTCATAAAGATGTTAATACATGAGAAGTTGCTAAAAGTTTATCAACATGAAAAATTATTTGACGTTCAATTAAGTTAGGAACTATTGCAGCTTTCATATCTCTAATTATTGGATTACCATACGCTTACTTTATTCACTTAAGCGATAGCAAACAATTTAAAATAATTGGGATGGCTTTAATAGTGTCTCCAACTCTTATTTTCACAATTGCTAGAATATATGCGGTTAGGGGTTTATTTCAATCTATTATTGGCGAAAATAATTTGAATGCAGAATGATTTATGATACTAGGAATGGTTTATATCAATTTACCACTTATGATTATTCCTATATACAGCGTCTTAAATTCAATGCCAAAAAATATTATAGAGGCTAGCGAAAGTTTAGGATATTCTAAATTTAGATCATTTTTTAAAGTTGTTATTCCTTATTGCATAAAATCAATAGTTTCTGGATTAATTCTAATTTTTATTTCAAGTGCCTCTTCAATAACTATTTCAAATAAATTGCTACCAAACCCTAATAAGTTTCAATTAGCAGGAAATATAATCTATGATTATGCAAATCCAGGAAACCCTGTTGATCTATCAATAGCTTCAACAATAGTTATAGTCGTGTCATTAAGTCTATATGCTATAACTATTTTAATATATTTAGTTCCTAAATTGATTATGAAAATGAAAGGAATGTCTTATGAACAACATTAAAAAAATTATTGGTAAAAGTTATATTTATTTAATACTTATTATCACATATATACCATTAATATTTGCTTTTATATTTTCATTTAATAAGCCAAATCATAGAGGATTTCTTTCATTTCATTGAAATGGAGGCACAACTGAATCATGAACAACATTTTTTAGTGAATCTAGAGATGTTGCATTAATAAATTCAGTTCTTATTGCGATTTTAGTAACAATACTTACATTAACAATTTCTTTATTAACTGTATATGCCTTATGAAAACAAAAAAATAAAAACTATGAAAAAGTTACAAAAACTTTATATAGTTCAACATTAATAAACCCAGACATAATTACAGCTATGGGTCTTGTATTAATTTATGGTTTATTATTCGGCACTTTATCTCTAAGTAGAGAAGGTATCTTAAGAACAGTTATCGGACATACAGTAATTACTCTTCCATATTCAATATCAATTATGCTTCCAGCAAGCGACAAATTTAATAAAAGTTTATTTGAAGCATGTCAAGATCTAGGCTATTCAAAATTATCAAGTTGATTTAGGGTTTATGTACGCCACATGTTACCAACACTTATTTTTTCAGCAGTAATATCAATCTTCTTCTCATTTGATGATTTCATTATTACGCGTCTAGTTTCTAATACTTCGACACTTGGAACTAAATTATATGAATCTCGTTTTAGAGGTTGAGGTTTAGTTGTTGGCGGTGCATTAATGATTGCAACACTAATCGGATCATTGATTTACGTAATTTATAAAAATAAGGGGAATTTATGGAAAAAGAAAATAAAATAAAACTTTGATTTAAAAAGATAAATTGAAAATTAATATCATGAATTCTTTCAATTATTGGTTTCATAACAATAATAGGAATAGTTATTGGCATTAAAGTAAACAAACCTTACAAACCATCTTTTTACAATTATGCTTCATACATAAGTCAAACAAATAGAAAAAAACTTGAAAAGGATTTTGATTACAAAGAATTTCAAACAATTCAAGAATTTACGAATGCTCTAGACAGAAATCAAGCTATTGGTGGAATTAGTACAGACAATCAAGCTGTTACTTTAATAAAAAAAGATAAGCTTAAAAAAATTGACTATGAAAAAATACTTGGTAAAGGTATCACAAGTCCTGAAAAATTTTTAACCCCGGTTGCTTGAAACTTTTTAACTTCATATGACGATTATTTAAAAACAGATATTAATGGGAATCCATTTAAAGATGGACCAAGGCACTTGTGAGAATACTTTGTCCCATACTACATTCAAAGTTGTGTAATTGCCTATAATCATTCAAAAAATAATAACAAGTATATTAATGTAGAACCAGAAGATTCTTATTTTGAAATACTCCAAAAATTACACAAAAAGGGTTACAAAAATCTACAAGTTTTAGATGATGTTAGAAATAATTTAGCAATAGGATCAACTAGATTTAAAACTAAAGCAATTAATGGTAAAAATGAGTATATCAATAAATTTAATGAATTTAATGGCAACGCAACAATTAATAACTATGAACAACAAATAGACTCATTCTTTAATTTAATATCAGATTCATTAGAATGAAAAATCGGCGAAAAATCAAATAAAGTTATTTTTAATGGTGATGGACAAATAGTTTTAGAATCTTTAATTAACTTAAAATCAGATTGTGATATGGCGCTGCTATTTAATGGAGATGCTTTAGATGCATATTATTCAGGTGATAATTTTGAAGAACTAGCTGACCAAGAAGGAAGTATAACTATTGTTAAACCTAAAAATGGAATTTTAACAATGGATGGTATTGTGATAAATAAAGCTATTGACAAATCTTCAAATTCAGATAAATCAATAGAAAATATAATTAATGCTTTTTGCAAAACATATAAAGACGTAACAGTATTTGATGAAATTACTAAGGAATATGACAAAGATAAATCTATAAAAGAGCTTGAAAAAATGACAAATTATAAAGTTGATGAAATAAATGAAAACGGAAAAATAATAAAAGAAATTTCAATAAATTATGAAGCTACAGAATTTTTAAGCAATTTTGATTTAATAAACTATACACCAGTATATAAAGTAGAATATGATTTTATAAAAAAACACTACTTCAAATATTGAGATGAAGACAGTAATATGATTGTAAATGATAATGATGCATCAGAAATATATTCAGTTGATGGAGCAGGATACATTAATATAAAACCTATTCCTCTATCATTAATGTCAAAAATTAACGTTAAATACAATCTAAAAATTAAATCATAAAATTATAATTAATTGGCACTTTATCACAATAAATAAATTGTGAAAGTGCTTTTTTTAATGAATATGCCTATTTTATAGGTAATTAAAAAAGACTTTAAATTTAGCACTCTTTAAAAATAAGCAACTTTATTTAGTATAATTATTTGAAATGAAAAATAATAAAGAAATGACAAAAGAAAAAGATGAAATTTTAAAAATGGTAATTGAAAGTTTCATTGAAGATGGTGTACCTGTAGGATCGCAGGCATTAGTTCAAAGATATAACTTATCTATGTCCAGTTCAAAAGTGAGATACATTATGAACGACTTGGAAGAGTTAGGTTTTTTAACTAAAGAACACACCAGCAGTGGAAGGGTACCATCAACAGAAGGATACTCATACTATGCAAAAAATTTAATTCCTCACGACGAATCGATACTAAGAAAGAAGATAAACGAATTATTTGCAAAGCGTTGAGTTAATATAGACTTAACGGTTGATGAAGCAGCTAATGTTATAAGCGATATAGCAGGTATTACCTTAGTTACAACAACAAGCAATGAAAATACAGTATTAAAAACAATTCAATTTGTTCCTCTTTCAGATTCAAAGGGCACTGTTGTTTTAGTAACTAGTGATGGTGATGTTACATCAAAAACTTTGGACTTTGAAAAATCAAAAATTGATACTGATGATTTAAGAATTGCTATAAGGATTTTTAGAGAAAGATTGACAAATATTCCAATTCTTAAATTAAAAAGTACCGCTGAATCTCTTTCGCCAATACTATCAGCATCAATTAAAAATTATGAGTATTTACTAAAAAACTTTGTTGATAATATTTTTGATTTTGAAATTAAAAATTGCAATATAGTTTATGGAAAAGATAAAATTATTCTAGCTGACGATATTTCAAGGCCAGATTTAAATAGAATTTTGAATTTGATTGAAACTAAATCAATTTGACAAACAATTGAAGCTGAGTTCAATGAAGAGGAAAATATAAAAATAGCTATACACGATGATAATAGTACATTCATTACTAAAAAATTAAAATATGATAATAAAATTAAAGAAATTTCTCTTGTTGGAACTAAAAGAATGGATTATCAAAAAAGTTTAACAGCATTGCAAATGTTTGAAGATCTCATAACAAATAAGAACGACGAAAAGAACGAAAATCAAGACTAGGAGGCTCTTATGATTACAAATTTAAAGAAAATCAGATACCACAAAGGTGACTTACTTAGAGTAAATATTAATGTTTACTATGCTAACTCTACTTTTGTTAAAACATTATCAAGAAATAATGTTGTTTTACTTTTAGGCGAGCAAAATTATATTCCAGAATTTGACGAACTAATTATTGGACAACCATTCGGAGAAATAATTGATATTATCAAAGTTTTTAAAAAAGGCTATAGAGTAAAAGAATTTGAAGGAAAAACTATACGTTTTATAATAGAAGTTTTAGATTATGAAGAAGCTAAAAATATCAAACAAAGTAATAGATTAAAAGAAATAGAAAAATATCAAGAAGGAGCAAAATTAAAAGAAGCAAAATTATTGCAACTTCAAGGCACATTAGAAAAGAAAAACCAATACCTAAAAGACCTAGAAGAAACTGTTGAAAAACTAAAAAAAGATGCCGCAGTAGAAAAAGAAGAAACAGTTACTAAAACTCTTATAGTTTCAACCGAAGAAAAAGAAAAAGCTAAAATGTATGCACTTCAAAAATTTATTGAACATTTTGCCGTTCCTTATTCAACACTTATCTCAGCAATAGAAGCTGGTGGTAGAAGTGAAAACTCATCAGTTAAAAATTATGTTATTGGATTCAAAATGATAACTAGTCAAATTGATGAAGTTTTAAAATCAAACGGTGTTACTAAAGTTATTCCAAATGTAGGTGATAAATTTGATCCAAATACTCAAAAAGTTCTTGAATTAATAGATGATGAAAAATTAGAACCAGAAACAATAGTTTCAGTAAACTCAATTGGTTTTAAATTACATGATAGATTAATTAAAACCGCTTTAGTAAGTGTTTCTAAGAAACCTGGAGAAATGAAAAGCAATATTTCAATAGAAGATGGAGATGATACTAACAATTTAACTACTCAAACTCCCGAAAATAAAAAAGAAGTAATTACTAAAAAAGAAAAAAAGGATAGTAAAGAAAAAGAAACTTCTAAAGTTAAAAAAGAAGTAATTAAAAAAACATCAGATACTAAAAAAGAAACAAAAACCAAAAAAATAAAAAATGATTCAACCAAAGTTGAAAAGGACAAAAAAGCCGCAAATAAAGAAATAAGCAAGCAAAAAGAAGCTAAGCCAATCAAAAAGAATTCTGTTGCTGCTAGAGCTGAAGCTGCTAAAAAAGCTGCCGCCAAAGCTAAAGAAAAAAATAAAAAGTAATTTGCCGATTTCGGCGTTTTTTTCCACTTTTTTTTATTTTTAAAAAAAATAATTATATAGATATGGAAAGGAGGACAATGAATGAATTTACTAAATTAGACAATAGCCAGGAGTCTGAAATTATTGGCGGCAGTGTTGTATCCGCAATAATATCATTAATTCCGGTTGCTATAGAAGCAGCTGTTGGCATTGCATCAATAGTTAAAATGTTCACCGGACAAAGTGGAAAAACTAAATTAGGCAAAACAACTGTTGAATATAATGATGGAATAAAGAGTAATAATGCAAAACATGCAATATACATAGCCTATTAAAATAAACTTAAACACAACCATTTTTGTTGTGTTTTTCATTTGTTTTTTATAATAATACTTATGGAAAATAAAAATAATATTTCATTTTGAAAAATTTGATGATTTATTATAGTAATTACTTTTATTGGTTTTGGAGGGGGAAACGCCTTAATCCCAACAATTAAAAAGTATTGCGTTAATAAATATAAATGACTAAGTGAAGATGAATTTGAAGAAAATGTAGTTCTAACTAATATTCTACCAGGACCAAGTGTTATTGAATCACTAACATATATAGCAACAAAACTACTAGGTAACTTAAAAGGGTCTCTTGCAGTATTACTAGGTGTGTTGCCACATATCGTGGTAGTTTTTCTATTGTTTTATTTTTCTAAATGAATTCCTACAAAATATTTATATGCTATTGAAACTGGTGCTTTCGTCGCAATTATTGCTTCGCTAATTGGATTTGTCATTAGTTTTTTTAATAAAGCAAAATTAAGTAATGCCAATTATTTTTTATGACTAACATTGTTTTTTATAAGTTTTTTGTTTTGCTTATTTATTCCCGCTCCTTTTAATTTGCCAGCAATAATTTTAGTAATTGCAATTATTATATTCTTTATATTTAACAAAATAAATAAAGGTAAATGTAAGGAGGATCAATAATGTCAATCTTACTTATAGTAGTAATTTCTCTCCTCTTTGTAATTTTTATTTCATTAATAGTTTTTGGAGGCGGACAAGTATTTATGCCTATTTTCATATGATTTTGAAATACTATTAATCACATGACAAGTAGCGAACTAATAACACAAAATGATATTAGTACAACATTTACAGTTTCAAATGCAACTCCAGGTATTTTGAGTCCAAAACTAGCATTTATTTCAGGCTATCTCATTTTAAAAGATAACTGACTCAGTATTCCTTTTATGCTTCTTTTATTTTTGACATTAAGTTTACCTGCGATATTTATGATGATATATGCAAAGAAAAAAATAGGAAAGATAGGGGCTAATAAAAGTGCCAAATTACTAAAAATACTTAACCCTATTATTGCAGGAATAATCGGTGCATTAGCTATCCAATTACTCATTCCTTTGATTAATCCAAGCATAAGTTTCAATCAAGTGTTTGGAAAATACATTGAAATAATTAAGAGTGAGAAAACAGAATTTTTCCAAGGCATAAGAAAAATTGTTCTATTTTGTTATGTTCCAATCGGCATTATTTTTTCACTAATTTTATATATAAAAAAAATTCCTATTTTTTGGTTAATAATAGGAAATATGATTTTATCAATATTAATATTTTTTCCATGGACCTAAAAATTATTTTCTTTTAGATTTGGAAAAATCAAAATTATCAATTATATTTTTCGCCTCATCGAAAACTTGATCATTTGTTTTATTGTTACAATCAATAATTTTGTAAGGAATGTTGTACCTTTGTACTAATTTTATAAATTCATCCTTATATACAGAGTGGAGTTCTTTGAAATACGCTTCATTTAAGTCGTAATTGTCAATTTCGCTCTTACGACCCCTTTGAAAAATTCTTCTTTTAAATGTATCAAAATCAATATCTAAAAAAATAGCTAAATCTGGATTTTCCTCTTCATTTAAAATGCAATTAAATAGTGCATCAAAAGCTTTAAAATATTTGGAATCTTTTTTATCCAAATTAACTTTTGCAAAAATATAGTGTTCAAGATTAAATCTATCTAAAAAAATATGATTTTTACTCATGGTAAAACCTTTTTTATTAAATAAATTAATTGCTTTTTTAAATGAATCAGACAAACTTTCAATTATATAGGTTTGAAATCCAATATCAATATTTGGTTTTTTCTTGTAAATTCATGATAAAAAAGTATTAAACACAACATCATCATTTGAAAATTCTTCAAGCAATAATGAATTACTATAAGTATCATGAAGCTCTGAACTTAATGTACTTTTACCGCAGCCGATCATTCCGCTAATACCAATTACCATTATTGATTAAACCTTTCTTTCTTTGAAAAATCAAAATTATCAATAACTTCCTTAGCTTTATCAAAAACTTCCTTTTCAGATAGATTATTTGTATCTATGACTACATAATCTAAATTAAATTTTTTTGCTTGTTTAATAAATAAGTCTTTGTAAACATCGTAAAGTTGTTTGAAATACACTTCATTTTTTTCAAAGTTATCTATTTCAACCTTGCGTCCCCTTGAAAAAAGTCTATCCTTAAATGTTTCTCAAGAAATATCAAGATATATAGCTAAATCAGGGGTTTCATTTTTTGTTATTAAATTTGAAAATAATTGGTCATATCCTTTTAGATACTTTTCACCTTTAGATTGTAAATTAACATATGCAAATATATAATGTTCAATACTAAAACGATCTAAAAATAAGTAACTATTTTTATGTAAGTATCCCTTATTTTTAAATTTATTAAAAGCGTCTTGAAGTTTTGATGTGTGGTTTTCAACTACATATGATTGAAAACCAATTGTTAAATTAGGTTGTTTTTCATAAAGTCATTTTAAAAAAGTATTGAATACTTCATCGTTTTCTTCAAACTCTTCAAGCATCATACTTTTTGAATAATGTTTAACTAACTTGTTTGTGAGTGAGCTTTTCCCACTGCTTATCATTCCACTAATACCTATTAACATAATAAATAATTCAATCTCTTTATTATTTAATTTCTAATATTTTTATTAAATATTTATTTTGCACATCAACTTCTACTTCATCATTTAATTTACCATCAAGAATTGCTTTTGCAATTGGGCTCTCATTTGAAATATTTCCAACAAATGGGTTTGAGTCAAAACTACCCATAATTTTTACTTCATATGTTTTTCCATTTTCCAAATTTTTATATTTAACTACTGATCCAATTTGAGCTCTTGTTTTATCTTTTGAATTACTATCAATAACTTTAACGTTTTCCAAAATACGTTCAAGTTCACTAATTCTACCTTCAACTTGAGCTTGTTTATCACGCGCTGCATCATATTCAGCATTTTCAGAGAGGTCACCTTGAGCTCTTGCTTCTTTTAATTCTAACTGAATTTTTGGTCTCTCAACATTGATTAAATTGTCAAATTCACTCTTATATTCATTTAACTTTTCTTGAGAAATATAAATTGTTTCATTCTTTTTATTTGGCATAATTTTCTCCTAACTCCTAAATTATTAATGTAATACTTATTTTAAAGTAGTTAGTCCAAACTAACTAATAAAATATTTACTTATTCAAATTTATGCAAATTTAAATATCCTTTTTAACTATATAAACAAAATTACTTTTTACTTTTGAAACTTCATAAACTATTTTCTTAGTTTTTAAAAAACTAGTTAAAGTTTTTACATCTCGTTTTGTATTAACGTTTTCTAATATTATTAACATTCCATTATTTTCTAAATGTTCATAATATTTTTCATATATTGTTTGACTTAATTGGGTTGAATTTATGGCAAAAATTAATTTAAATTTTTCATCAATTTTATCTATTAAATCAATTTTCTTTTTAAAAAATTCAGGAAACTCTAAAACAGCATTGTTTCATAATCTAGCATCTAAATCATAATTAAAAACCTTAATGTTAGCTTCACTTTGGTATGAAAATAGTAATGCTGGATATTCCAATTTATTTCCAACTAGCAAAACATTATTTGCATCATTTAAATAAATTGTATTAACTAAATTTTCTAAATCCTCATTATTTAAATTTGACTTAAAATACTCTTTAATGTCTAGAGGAATATTCTTCAAGTTTCCAGCTCTTTGTTCTTGTATTTTAAATTTTAATTTTTCCAATTCTTCATTTCTTACTTTACTTTTAATCTTTTTAGTAACTACAACCAATATTATATATATGATTATTGCAATTAAAACAACAGCAATAGCTGAATAAAACAAAGAAGATCTAAGAACATTATCAAATGTTAATAGTTCAATCATATTAAATTTCCTTTCCTCCATATTCTAAAAATTCTTTTAGAATTAGAACAGCTGATAATGTATCTTTATTCTCTTTACGCTTTTTTATAGATAATTTGGCATTTTTTAAAATGTTTATGGCCGCTATTGTTGTCCCATATTCATTTACTAAAAAAATCTTCTTATCGAACTCTTTTCTTAAAGATTGAGAAAATCTATCAATCATTATTGTTCTTTCGCTAGGCTCTCCATTACTTCTCATTGGAAAACCAACTATAATAGAGTCGACATTATTTTTAGCAAAATAATTTCTTAAATATTCTTTTATTTTATCTAAATCGTTTTCTTCAAAATAGATTGTTTCTAATGGCGAAGCAATAATTGCCATTTCATCGCTAACAGCAAAACCACATGTTTTAGTTCCGATATCTAATGCTATTTTTCGCATTTATAATACCTTTTCTATAGCTTCACGGATGTTGCTGTTTAAAATTTTACCCATCGCTAAAATTGGGGATCCACCACCACGACCATTCAATTCTTTTGCAAGCTTTTGAAAAATTTTATTAGAGTCTTCATTCTTAGTGGCAACAGCCAATAATATTTGATTGCCAATAGGTGCACCAACAAATACATAAGCATCTGAAAATTTTTCACGAATTGTACTTGCAATAACTTTTATTTGTGATGAGTCAACATTTAAATTTATATAAACTTTTTTATCTTTTAATTCACTTAATTCTATTGAATCAAAATCAAATGTTACTACTGATTTTTCTTTATAAACTTTTTTATAATCTTCTTTAGCTTGCTCAATTAAGTTAACTAACTTCTTATCATAAAGTTCATAATTTTCATCTTTTTCAATTCTTAAATTATATTCTGAATCAAGAGTTTTAATTTTGTTAACTATGTTATTTAATTCCTCAAGATGAGATGATGAGGCATCTTTATAATAGTTTTCAACAGCTTTCTTTGAAGTCACAACTCTTAAACGAAATATTCCGGCTTGTTTTTTTTCATTTCCAACTATTTTAAATCTTTCAATTTGAGAACTGTTTTCAAGGTGAGTTCCACCACATAAATCAGTTGTAATATCACCTCATTTAACAACACGGACATGTTTAGGATCCATGTATTCACTCTCTTCAATAGTCATAATTGCATTTAATTGCTTTGCTTTTTCTATTGTTGTAATTATGTACTCACGTTTAACATTATTTTTTATTATTTTTTCAAATTTATCTTCAATGGTTTTAATTTGCTCATCTGTTAGTTTTTGCTCTGCTGGATAATCAAATGTAAACCTTTCTGCGGTTATGTCTGAACCTAATTGTTCAACAAAGTGCCCTAAAACATTTCTAAGCACACTAAAAGTAATGTGTGTCGCAGAGTGACCCCTTGCTAAAGCTAATCTAATATCTTTATCTACAAAACATTCAATTTTATCTTTTGAATTAATAACTCCATTAACTTTATGAATATGATTGCCAAACTTGTCCTTAAATACATCAACAATTTCAATCCTGTTGTTGCCTTGTAACATATATCCATGGTCATGGTGTTGACCACCGCTTGTTGCATAAAAAGGAGTTTTATCTAGAACTAAATAAGCTTCCCCATTAATTGAATCAACTTGTTTTTCATTATCAAGTAGAAATAATACATTAGCAGTTCCATCAAGTTTTTCATAACCAGTGAATTCTGAACACTTATTTTTAATTAGGGTTAAAGAATTTATAACTAGAGACATACCTGCTTCTTGTTTACCTCTTGATGCTTCAATATGTTTTTGTTTTGCTTCTTCAAATTGTTCAAGATTCACATCAATCTTTTGTTCTTTTAAAATTTCGATAGTTAGCTCAATTGGAAAACCATATGTTTCTAATAAATTAAATGCAACATTACCATCAAAAATTTTTGTTTTTTTATCAATAGATTTAGCTAAAAGTAATTTGCCTTTTTCAATTGTTTTATGAAATAGTTTTTCTTCTTCTTTAATAGCATTTTCAACTTCTTTTACATCATATTCAAATGGAAGTGTTTTTTTAACAACTTTAACTAGTTTTGAAAGAAATTGACCTTTAATATTTAGTTGCATCCCCTTATAGATAGCTCTTCTAATTAATCTACGAATTATATATCCGCGTCCTACATTAGATGCTCTCTCTCCATCAGCAATTGCATTAGCAACTGTTCTAATGTGGTCAGCAATGATTTTGAAATTTGTGTTAATTTCTCTTTGTTTTTTATTTTTTGAAAAATAGTTTTCAATATCGTATTTAAATTCTGTATACTTTTCAATTTCTTTAATTATTGGTTGAAATAAGTCAGAATCATAATTTGTAGGAGCATCTTGTAAAATTGAAGCAATTCTTTCTAACCCTGCACCTGTATCAATATTTTTTTGTTTTAACTCAGTGTAATTATTTTCACCATCATTATTAAATTGACTAAATACAATATTCCATATTTCTATAAAACGATCGTTTTCAATGTCTTTTTTAATAAGCTCAATGCCTTTTTTGTGATATCTTGGACCTCTATCAAAATAAATTTCAGTACATGGACCACAGGGACCCATACCAACATCTCAGAAATTAGAATCTCTATCTCCAGCAATTAAGTGCGATTCACTGATACCTAAATCCATTCAGTATTTTTTAACCTCAGTGTCCTCATTAAAATATGTTATATACAATTTGTTTTTGTCAAGTTTTAAAACATCTAGTAAAAACTCATATGCAAATGCAACTGCTTCCTTTTTAAAATAATCACCTATTGAAAAATTACCTAACATTTCAAAAAATGTATGGTGTCTTGAGGTTACGCCAACGTTTTCAATATCATTAGTTCTAATAGCTTTTTGACTATTAACTAATCTGTTT
It encodes the following:
- a CDS encoding ABC transporter ATP-binding protein — protein: MLNKNNENIIELKEVVKEYDGHTVLENIDLKIKKGEFVTLLGPSGSGKTTILRLIAGFERLTRGEIMFDGVDIKDLPPHKRDLSTIFQDYALFPHLTVEGNIKYGLGLKRIPKEEMDPKHVKLLKEKQKKWQKEADNAFKKLDKIQKEYEKEIEENKKNKRKARKIQKWLDKSDFTYSWWENYVNLQTEKFENKYLNRKLTKQEQNQAVKEILELVGLTGHEKKSINELSGGMKQRVALARSLVIEPGILLLDEPLSALDAKIRQKMQVLIKNIQQKLGLTFIFVTHDQDEALEISDRIAVMRGGKIEQYDTPKTIYDYPVNKYVAQFIGDSNLYDGKFLGDSIVEFNGYKFKTIHTNFIKGEEVDVLIRPEDLDISTKKGKLKGRVLKSVYRGSYYFIDIKINDNFMIHVETIKDLKEGEEIFLDWTLDSIHLMKKDKTENLAINTGETTNEEVA
- a CDS encoding ABC transporter permease, with product MNNIKKIIGKSYIYLILIITYIPLIFAFIFSFNKPNHRGFLSFHWNGGTTESWTTFFSESRDVALINSVLIAILVTILTLTISLLTVYALWKQKNKNYEKVTKTLYSSTLINPDIITAMGLVLIYGLLFGTLSLSREGILRTVIGHTVITLPYSISIMLPASDKFNKSLFEACQDLGYSKLSSWFRVYVRHMLPTLIFSAVISIFFSFDDFIITRLVSNTSTLGTKLYESRFRGWGLVVGGALMIATLIGSLIYVIYKNKGNLWKKKIK
- the hrcA gene encoding heat-inducible transcriptional repressor HrcA — encoded protein: MKNNKEMTKEKDEILKMVIESFIEDGVPVGSQALVQRYNLSMSSSKVRYIMNDLEELGFLTKEHTSSGRVPSTEGYSYYAKNLIPHDESILRKKINELFAKRWVNIDLTVDEAANVISDIAGITLVTTTSNENTVLKTIQFVPLSDSKGTVVLVTSDGDVTSKTLDFEKSKIDTDDLRIAIRIFRERLTNIPILKLKSTAESLSPILSASIKNYEYLLKNFVDNIFDFEIKNCNIVYGKDKIILADDISRPDLNRILNLIETKSIWQTIEAEFNEEENIKIAIHDDNSTFITKKLKYDNKIKEISLVGTKRMDYQKSLTALQMFEDLITNKNDEKNENQD
- a CDS encoding ABC transporter permease; translation: MKKLHKWLNLNPRLGLLIPYIIIALVFIAIPIILIISVAFEPHKDVNTWEVAKSLSTWKIIWRSIKLGTIAAFISLIIGLPYAYFIHLSDSKQFKIIGMALIVSPTLIFTIARIYAVRGLFQSIIGENNLNAEWFMILGMVYINLPLMIIPIYSVLNSMPKNIIEASESLGYSKFRSFFKVVIPYCIKSIVSGLILIFISSASSITISNKLLPNPNKFQLAGNIIYDYANPGNPVDLSIASTIVIVVSLSLYAITILIYLVPKLIMKMKGMSYEQH
- the grpE gene encoding nucleotide exchange factor GrpE translates to MITNLKKIRYHKGDLLRVNINVYYANSTFVKTLSRNNVVLLLGEQNYIPEFDELIIGQPFGEIIDIIKVFKKGYRVKEFEGKTIRFIIEVLDYEEAKNIKQSNRLKEIEKYQEGAKLKEAKLLQLQGTLEKKNQYLKDLEETVEKLKKDAAVEKEETVTKTLIVSTEEKEKAKMYALQKFIEHFAVPYSTLISAIEAGGRSENSSVKNYVIGFKMITSQIDEVLKSNGVTKVIPNVGDKFDPNTQKVLELIDDEKLEPETIVSVNSIGFKLHDRLIKTALVSVSKKPGEMKSNISIEDGDDTNNLTTQTPENKKEVITKKEKKDSKEKETSKVKKEVIKKTSDTKKETKTKKIKNDSTKVEKDKKAANKEISKQKEAKPIKKNSVAARAEAAKKAAAKAKEKNKK